A region of the Fibrobacter sp. genome:
CCTTCCTGAAAAGAGAATTAGAAAAAAAGAAATTTATCGCAAATTAAATCTTCTTCAGCACAAGCTTACCAGTGGAAATCCGGTCAGTAAACCTTATCCTGTACAGGTAAATCCCCTCACTAACACCTGAACAATCCCACAAAAGGGAATTCTTTTCTGCCGTCAGGTCCCGACTCTTTACTTCTGTGATCCTTTTTCCGGCAGCATTGTAAACTGAAAGTTCTACTGGCATCGAAACAGAAGATGGAAAACTGAATATCACCTTTGATCCGGTTATTTTTAGTTTTACTGCAGTATTGCTTTGGTTAAGCAATGGCTTATTAATTACCGTAATGGGTTCAGAAGGAATATAATGGGCGGCAAAGGCATTCATGCCCCCTATTGAATCTACACAGGCATATTCACCAACAACAGTAAAGCCGCTATCCGGTGTCGCACAGACAGAAAGAGGTGTTGGTGCCCGACCATCTGCTGTCCGGTAAGGAATACGAACCCGCCTTTCCCAGAGAATATTTTTCCCGGTAGAATCTGTAACAAAAGTCCATACTCCACCATATCCATCTATTGATGCCTTTTTGCCAACAAATACCAGCTTTCCATCAATCAACTGGGTAAAATCATAAATCACATCACTTCTACCCTGCGTTCCCGCGGTATCCCATGTCTCATTTGTACCGTAGGCGTAGGATATAGGTGACCACCAGGCATCAAAACAGAGCCTCTGGTATTTTGTCCAGCAGTTTCCCTCGTAGGCCTGCCCCGCTACCATCAGTGAGCCATCTCGAAGCATCTTGGCACGCATAATATTGTTCACCATGGAACCTACTCCATCAAGCATCATGGTGTACTTTTTCCGCCAGATTACATTCCTGTTTGAGTCAAGGCATGTTATGGATTGATAACCCGACACAATAATATTTCCCAGTAATACTTCTTCTATATAGAAACCACCTACATTGTATCCTGATGTATTATTCCATTGTTTTCCTCCAAGAAGATTCCCCGCAGAGTCCAGTTCCAGAACAGCAGCATAGTTATTCAGGCTCAGTCCGTTGTTGTTCGGATATTCATCACCCGCTGCGCAGATTATGGTGCCCCGGGAGGTTTCCTTGAGGCAGTTGACTGTAGCGCCACGAAAAAGTTTTCTTTCGTCATTAATAGAATCATAGTACCATGTAGTCCATTTTATATTACCAACAGAGTCAGTTTTCATTATTAAAGGATCATCATATCTATATCCACCAATAATAAAATCTCCCTTTGAAATTATAATCGAATATCCTCCTACTCCTTCTTCAAATCTGTATTTTTTCACCATTTTTTTGCTTCCGTTCTCA
Encoded here:
- a CDS encoding T9SS type A sorting domain-containing protein, whose product is MKTIQKLLISAAFFLPLCTKTALTAEVNYDTAWIFVYDRGIYNENEPVPDVFHDVKPLSDGGYVCVGETRDSTGMRNVLLIKLDENGSKKMVKKYRFEEGVGGYSIIISKGDFIIGGYRYDDPLIMKTDSVGNIKWTTWYYDSINDERKLFRGATVNCLKETSRGTIICAAGDEYPNNNGLSLNNYAAVLELDSAGNLLGGKQWNNTSGYNVGGFYIEEVLLGNIIVSGYQSITCLDSNRNVIWRKKYTMMLDGVGSMVNNIMRAKMLRDGSLMVAGQAYEGNCWTKYQRLCFDAWWSPISYAYGTNETWDTAGTQGRSDVIYDFTQLIDGKLVFVGKKASIDGYGGVWTFVTDSTGKNILWERRVRIPYRTADGRAPTPLSVCATPDSGFTVVGEYACVDSIGGMNAFAAHYIPSEPITVINKPLLNQSNTAVKLKITGSKVIFSFPSSVSMPVELSVYNAAGKRITEVKSRDLTAEKNSLLWDCSGVSEGIYLYRIRFTDRISTGKLVLKKI